From a single Kitasatospora azatica KCTC 9699 genomic region:
- the pgi gene encoding glucose-6-phosphate isomerase gives MPETPASGRTPLDRTPQWAALGKHRAELGELHLRELFAADPQRGSRYTLQVGDLYLDYSKHLVTDETLELLRSLAADRDVFGLRDAMFRGEKINVTEDRAVLHTALRAPRGAVVEVDGVNVVPEVHAVLDKMAAFSNRVRSGEWTGHTGKRIKNIVNIGIGGSDLGPAMAYEALRAYTQRDLSLHFVSNVDGADLHEAVRDLDAAETLFIVASKTFTTIETITNATSARDWLLTELRADQGAVAKHFVALSTNAEGVADFGIDVENMFEFWDWVGGRYSYDSAIGLSLMIAIGPERFQEMLDGFRLVDDHFRTAPVEQNVPLLLGLLGVWYGQFFDAQSHAVLPYSHYLSKFTAYLQQLDMESNGKSVQRDGDPVGWTTGPVVWGTPGTNGQHAYYQLLHQGTKVIPADLIGFAKPVDDLAPGLVAQHDLLMANFFAQAQAFAFGKTAEEVRAEGVAEFQVPHRTFKGNHPTTVVLASELTPSVLGQLIALYEHKVFVQGAIWNIDSFDQWGVELGKVLAKKIEPVLLSGEGGDHLDSSSAALVAKYRTLHGR, from the coding sequence ATGCCGGAGACCCCCGCCAGCGGACGTACCCCCCTGGACCGCACCCCGCAGTGGGCCGCCCTCGGGAAGCACCGGGCGGAACTCGGTGAGCTGCACCTGCGCGAGCTGTTCGCCGCGGACCCGCAGCGCGGCAGCCGCTACACCCTGCAGGTCGGCGACCTGTACCTGGACTACTCCAAGCACCTGGTGACCGACGAGACGCTGGAGCTGCTGCGCTCGCTGGCCGCGGACCGCGACGTGTTCGGCCTGCGCGACGCGATGTTCCGCGGCGAGAAGATCAACGTGACCGAGGACCGCGCCGTCCTGCACACCGCCCTGCGCGCGCCGCGCGGCGCGGTGGTCGAGGTGGACGGCGTCAACGTGGTGCCCGAGGTGCACGCCGTCCTGGACAAGATGGCCGCCTTCTCGAACCGCGTGCGCAGCGGCGAGTGGACCGGGCACACCGGCAAGCGGATCAAGAACATCGTCAACATCGGTATCGGCGGCTCCGACCTCGGTCCGGCGATGGCCTACGAGGCGCTGCGCGCCTACACCCAGCGTGACCTGAGCCTGCACTTCGTCTCCAACGTGGACGGCGCGGACCTGCACGAGGCGGTGCGCGACCTGGACGCCGCCGAGACGCTCTTCATCGTCGCCTCCAAGACCTTCACCACCATCGAGACCATCACCAACGCCACCTCGGCCCGCGACTGGCTGCTCACCGAGCTGCGGGCGGATCAGGGGGCGGTGGCCAAGCACTTCGTGGCGCTGTCCACCAACGCCGAGGGCGTCGCCGACTTCGGCATCGACGTCGAGAACATGTTCGAGTTCTGGGACTGGGTCGGCGGCCGCTACTCCTACGACTCGGCGATCGGCCTGTCGCTGATGATCGCCATCGGCCCGGAGCGGTTCCAGGAGATGCTGGACGGCTTCCGCCTGGTCGACGACCACTTCCGCACCGCCCCCGTGGAGCAGAACGTCCCGCTGCTGCTCGGCCTGCTCGGCGTCTGGTACGGCCAGTTCTTCGACGCCCAGTCGCACGCGGTGCTGCCCTACTCGCACTACCTGTCGAAGTTCACCGCCTACCTGCAGCAGCTGGACATGGAGTCCAACGGCAAGTCGGTGCAGCGCGACGGCGACCCGGTGGGCTGGACCACCGGCCCGGTGGTCTGGGGCACCCCCGGCACCAACGGCCAGCACGCCTACTACCAGCTGCTGCACCAGGGCACCAAGGTGATCCCGGCCGACCTGATCGGCTTTGCGAAGCCGGTGGACGACCTGGCGCCCGGCCTGGTGGCCCAGCACGACCTGCTGATGGCCAACTTCTTCGCCCAGGCGCAGGCCTTCGCCTTCGGCAAGACGGCCGAGGAGGTCCGGGCCGAGGGCGTGGCCGAGTTCCAGGTCCCGCACCGCACTTTCAAGGGCAACCACCCGACCACCGTGGTGCTGGCCAGTGAGCTGACCCCCTCGGTGCTCGGCCAGCTGATCGCGCTCTACGAGCACAAGGTCTTCGTGCAGGGCGCGATCTGGAACATCGACTCCTTCGACCAGTGGGGCGTGGAGCTCGGCAAGGTGCTGGCCAAGAAGATCGAGCCGGTGCTGCTGAGCGGTGAGGGCGGCGACCACCTGGACAGCTCCAGCGCGGCCCTGGTCGCCAAGTACCGTACGCTGCACGGTCGCTGA
- a CDS encoding Na+/H+ antiporter produces the protein MGQLSLFFLVLLASVVTMPLARRTGVPQPVLMTVLGMVMAVVPQIPDVAVAPELILPLVLPPLIFAVARRASLAYFRANLRSILLLAVALVVVTTTLVAATFHALVPAVPIAGAVALGALVSPPDPVAAVAVAGSVGLPRRLVAVLESEGLFNDVTAIVVYSLAVEAVVDGDFSIPHALLRFVLSAVLAVAIGVALGWLTTRIGALLADPTQQVALNLLVPFAAYTLAEEVEGSGVLAVVVTGLYLADRAADADDVSYRLVGGAFWDIVETLITGVAFGLIGLELATVLKDAGAGWHSMLGDAAVVIAVVVLVRLCWLLPAAWVSKRLSRGEDDIPISWRETVVLWWSGMRGVATVALALAVPLTVHGGAPFPERGRIVFVAFCVVLFTLLVQGLSLPWLVRRLGIDPHLDLREQQERRLWWRAAKAALARLAELEEEQKLPIELVEKLRERQHDRLARLCPEQYEAEEAAEARQRVSHLSTFRSVEQELLAASRREMVAARGEPGADPELVDHVLRGLDLRSERK, from the coding sequence GTGGGCCAGCTGTCCCTGTTCTTCCTGGTGCTGCTCGCCTCCGTGGTGACCATGCCGCTGGCCCGGCGGACCGGGGTGCCGCAGCCGGTGCTGATGACGGTGCTCGGGATGGTGATGGCGGTCGTGCCGCAGATCCCGGACGTGGCGGTGGCTCCGGAGCTGATCCTGCCGCTGGTGCTGCCGCCGCTGATCTTCGCGGTGGCGCGGCGCGCCTCGCTGGCCTACTTCCGGGCCAACCTGCGCTCGATCCTGCTGCTCGCGGTGGCCCTGGTGGTGGTCACCACCACCCTGGTGGCCGCGACCTTCCACGCCCTGGTCCCGGCCGTGCCGATCGCCGGCGCGGTGGCCCTGGGCGCGCTGGTCTCGCCGCCCGACCCGGTGGCCGCGGTGGCGGTGGCCGGCAGCGTCGGGCTGCCCCGGCGGCTGGTGGCGGTGCTGGAGAGCGAGGGCCTGTTCAACGACGTGACCGCCATCGTGGTCTACTCGCTGGCCGTCGAGGCGGTGGTGGACGGCGACTTCTCGATCCCGCACGCGCTGCTGCGCTTCGTGCTCTCGGCGGTGCTCGCGGTGGCGATCGGGGTGGCGCTCGGCTGGCTGACCACCCGGATCGGGGCGCTGCTGGCCGACCCGACCCAGCAGGTGGCGCTCAACCTGCTGGTCCCGTTCGCCGCTTACACGCTGGCCGAGGAGGTGGAGGGCTCCGGGGTGCTGGCCGTGGTGGTCACCGGCCTCTACCTGGCCGACCGGGCCGCCGACGCCGACGACGTCTCCTACCGGCTGGTCGGCGGCGCCTTCTGGGACATCGTGGAGACCCTGATCACCGGGGTGGCCTTCGGCCTGATCGGGCTGGAACTGGCCACCGTGCTGAAGGACGCCGGAGCCGGCTGGCACTCGATGCTCGGTGACGCGGCCGTGGTGATCGCCGTGGTGGTGCTGGTCCGGCTCTGCTGGCTGCTGCCGGCCGCCTGGGTGTCCAAGCGGCTCAGCCGGGGTGAGGACGACATCCCGATCAGCTGGCGCGAGACGGTGGTGCTCTGGTGGTCCGGGATGCGCGGGGTGGCCACCGTGGCGCTGGCGCTGGCCGTCCCGCTGACCGTGCACGGCGGCGCGCCCTTCCCCGAGCGCGGCCGGATCGTCTTCGTCGCCTTCTGCGTGGTGCTGTTCACCCTGCTGGTGCAGGGCCTCTCGCTGCCCTGGCTGGTCAGGCGGCTCGGTATCGACCCGCATCTGGACCTGCGCGAACAGCAGGAGCGCCGGCTCTGGTGGCGGGCCGCCAAAGCGGCCCTCGCCCGGTTGGCGGAGCTCGAGGAGGAGCAGAAGCTGCCGATTGAACTCGTGGAGAAACTCCGGGAACGCCAGCATGACCGGCTGGCCCGGCTCTGCCCCGAGCAGTACGAGGCGGAGGAAGCCGCCGAGGCCCGGCAGCGGGTCTCGCACCTGAGCACATTCCGTTCGGTGGAGCAGGAGTTGCTGGCCGCCTCGCGCCGCGAGATGGTCGCCGCGCGCGGCGAGCCCGGCGCCGACCCGGAACTGGTCGACCACGTACTGCGCGGACTGGACCTGCGTTCGGAGCGGAAATGA
- a CDS encoding RICIN domain-containing protein: MSHRGPPRPAGQRALRRLSVVAALTTVVAGLAIPAFADPQPGQPAPGKASAPGSLQLTDAQAGPSQRAKAAAKRTGKPVTIDELTTETSQTVANPDGTFTVTRHARPARVKKNGKWTDVDATLSKNADGTLSPAATPSGVALSGGGTAPLAAFKDENGHRFSLTLPFALPAPTVSGDSADYPDVLPGVDLKATVTDQSPRQWIPRADGSLYNPASRRCLDDPHSSTVNGTQLELWDCNAGPNQEWSFAGLAIA, translated from the coding sequence ATGTCTCACCGCGGCCCACCGCGGCCGGCCGGACAGCGCGCCCTGCGCCGACTCTCCGTGGTGGCCGCCCTCACCACGGTGGTCGCCGGACTCGCGATACCGGCCTTCGCCGACCCGCAGCCCGGGCAACCGGCCCCCGGCAAGGCCTCCGCGCCGGGCAGCCTCCAGCTGACGGACGCCCAGGCGGGCCCGAGCCAGCGCGCCAAGGCGGCTGCCAAGCGCACCGGAAAGCCCGTCACCATCGACGAGTTGACCACCGAGACCAGCCAGACGGTGGCCAACCCGGACGGTACCTTCACCGTCACCCGCCACGCACGGCCCGCCCGGGTGAAGAAGAACGGCAAGTGGACCGATGTCGACGCGACGCTGAGCAAGAACGCGGACGGCACCCTCTCCCCCGCCGCCACTCCCTCGGGCGTCGCCCTCTCCGGCGGCGGCACCGCCCCACTGGCCGCGTTCAAGGACGAGAACGGCCACCGGTTCAGCCTCACCCTGCCGTTCGCGCTGCCCGCCCCGACCGTCAGCGGCGACTCCGCCGACTACCCGGACGTCCTGCCCGGCGTGGACCTCAAGGCCACCGTGACCGACCAGTCACCCCGGCAGTGGATCCCGCGCGCCGACGGCAGCCTCTACAACCCGGCCTCCAGGCGCTGCCTGGACGACCCGCACTCGAGCACGGTCAACGGCACCCAACTGGAGCTCTGGGACTGCAACGCCGGCCCCAACCAGGAGTGGAGCTTCGCCGGCCTGGCCATCGCCTGA
- a CDS encoding S41 family peptidase, with protein MGGVTDQRGYLRFPHLTGDLLTLIAEDDVWLAPLGPLLGPDGASGRAWRVSCDRIRVSHPRLSPDGRTVAWTSWFALTPEVWTAPTEGGEAVRLTYWGSQDTRVRGWLPSGEVLAVTSFHEPFAHYTWAHALPLDGSPGRRQPWGPIRDAQVSAEHTLLLTAAAPHEPAAWKRYRGGATGLLWLDGQQLLPELPGHLASPMLVDGRVAFLSDHESIGNLYSCRPDGTDLRRHTDHASFYAREASTDGRRVVYQHAGDIWLLDSLDAPAPRRLTIRLGGSRAGRRPYQVTASRQLNDLVCDATGRSGVVGVRGSLYWLTHRDGPARALADTPGVRARLPVMLGHTGEVAWVTDAEGEDAIELAPLPGAAVKHPARRIAAGRLGRVLELVAAPDGHALAAASGDGRLLLVDTADGAVRELARSSYGPIRGLAFSPDSRWLAWSQPVAGRSLRKVRLLRLDLEGAEALPVDVTDGRFEDEQPVFTRDGRYLVFLSWRGFDPVHDVHTGDLSFPLGCRPYLVPLAADTPSPFAAPVGDEPDPAPGDGTVLVDREGLADRLVPFPVIASKYSSPAPVRGGLVWLRWPISGTLGQTFASPTDTSGRPALEHFDLAGATRSTLQEQIDGFAVSGDGTAVSTFSSGVMKLLSLSGAALPVDLRRITHTVHPGPEWRQSYHEAARLVRDQFWDPQMGGLDWPALVAQYEPLLDRIASPDDFADLLRELLGELGTSHAYVTPARRGEGPAPVQQPLGLLGASANRDPDGRWLLRRVLLGESSDPRARAPLAAHQVRDGDELVAIAGRAPDPVRGPAPLLAGAGGSTLELAFRRGTDGPVRRVAITPLTDERPIRYQDWLAKRRQLVREFSDGLCGYLHIPDLGGSGWAQFNRDLRRELDRPALVLDVRGNAGGNVSELVLEKLSRRVLGWDHTRGRRAVRYPRDAPRGPVVALADEATSSDGDVIILAVRLLGLGPVVGRRTWGGVVGTIGRYTLGDGSQLQIPANASWFIEGYGFGVENHGVEPDLPVLRSPADWAAGRNTELQEAVRVALELLREHPAAAPPIADTVRPDLRRPPLPPRG; from the coding sequence ATGGGAGGTGTGACCGACCAGCGCGGCTATCTGCGATTCCCCCACCTGACGGGCGATCTGCTGACCCTGATCGCCGAGGACGACGTCTGGCTCGCGCCGCTGGGGCCGCTGCTGGGCCCCGACGGTGCGTCAGGTCGCGCCTGGCGGGTCAGCTGCGACCGGATCCGGGTCAGCCACCCGCGGCTCTCCCCCGACGGCCGCACCGTCGCCTGGACCAGCTGGTTCGCGCTCACCCCCGAGGTGTGGACGGCACCCACCGAGGGCGGCGAGGCGGTCCGGCTCACCTACTGGGGCAGCCAGGACACCCGGGTCCGCGGCTGGCTGCCCAGCGGCGAGGTGCTCGCCGTCACCTCGTTCCACGAGCCGTTCGCCCACTACACCTGGGCGCACGCGCTGCCGCTCGACGGTTCCCCGGGCCGCCGCCAGCCCTGGGGGCCGATCCGCGACGCACAGGTCAGCGCCGAGCACACGCTGCTGCTCACCGCCGCCGCCCCGCACGAGCCCGCCGCCTGGAAGCGCTACCGGGGCGGCGCCACCGGCCTGCTCTGGCTGGACGGCCAGCAGCTGCTGCCCGAGCTGCCCGGCCACCTCGCCTCGCCGATGCTGGTGGACGGGCGGGTCGCCTTCCTCTCCGACCACGAAAGCATCGGCAACCTGTACTCCTGCCGCCCCGACGGCACCGACCTGCGCCGGCACACCGACCACGCGAGCTTCTACGCGCGCGAGGCCAGCACCGACGGCCGCCGGGTGGTCTACCAGCACGCCGGCGACATCTGGCTGCTGGACAGCCTGGACGCGCCCGCGCCGCGCCGCCTCACCATCCGCCTCGGCGGTTCCCGGGCCGGGCGCCGGCCGTACCAGGTGACCGCCTCGCGCCAGCTCAACGACCTGGTCTGCGACGCGACCGGGCGCTCCGGGGTGGTCGGGGTGCGCGGCAGCCTGTACTGGCTGACCCACCGGGACGGGCCGGCCCGCGCGCTCGCCGACACGCCCGGGGTGCGGGCCCGGCTGCCGGTGATGCTCGGGCACACCGGCGAGGTCGCCTGGGTCACCGACGCCGAGGGCGAGGACGCGATCGAACTGGCCCCGCTGCCCGGCGCCGCCGTCAAGCACCCGGCCCGCCGGATCGCCGCCGGCCGGCTGGGCCGGGTGCTGGAACTGGTCGCCGCACCCGACGGCCACGCGCTGGCCGCCGCCTCGGGGGACGGCCGGCTGCTGCTGGTGGACACCGCCGACGGCGCGGTGCGCGAGCTGGCCCGCTCCAGTTACGGCCCGATCCGCGGCCTGGCCTTCTCCCCCGACTCCCGCTGGCTGGCCTGGTCGCAGCCGGTGGCGGGCCGGTCGCTGCGCAAGGTCCGACTGCTCCGGCTCGACCTGGAGGGCGCCGAGGCGCTGCCGGTGGACGTCACCGACGGGCGGTTCGAGGACGAGCAGCCGGTCTTCACCCGGGACGGCCGCTACCTGGTCTTCCTCTCCTGGCGCGGCTTCGACCCGGTGCACGACGTGCACACCGGCGACCTCTCCTTCCCGCTCGGCTGCCGTCCGTACCTGGTCCCGCTGGCCGCCGACACCCCGTCCCCGTTCGCGGCTCCGGTGGGCGACGAGCCGGACCCGGCGCCCGGGGACGGCACCGTGCTGGTGGACCGCGAGGGGCTCGCCGACCGGCTGGTGCCCTTCCCGGTGATCGCCTCCAAGTACTCCTCCCCCGCGCCGGTGCGCGGCGGCCTGGTCTGGCTGCGCTGGCCGATCTCCGGCACCCTCGGGCAGACCTTCGCCAGCCCCACCGACACCTCGGGCCGCCCCGCCCTGGAGCACTTCGACCTGGCCGGCGCCACCCGCTCCACCCTGCAGGAGCAGATCGACGGCTTCGCGGTCTCCGGCGACGGCACCGCCGTCTCCACCTTCTCCTCCGGCGTGATGAAGCTGCTCTCGCTCTCCGGCGCCGCCCTACCGGTGGACCTGCGCCGGATCACCCACACCGTGCACCCCGGCCCCGAGTGGCGCCAGTCCTACCACGAGGCCGCCCGGCTGGTCCGCGACCAGTTCTGGGACCCGCAGATGGGTGGCCTGGACTGGCCGGCCCTGGTCGCCCAGTACGAGCCGCTGCTGGACCGGATCGCCTCGCCCGACGACTTCGCCGACCTGCTGCGCGAACTGCTCGGCGAACTCGGCACCTCGCACGCCTACGTCACCCCCGCCCGGCGCGGCGAGGGCCCGGCCCCGGTGCAGCAGCCGCTCGGCCTGCTCGGCGCCAGCGCCAACCGCGATCCCGACGGCCGCTGGCTGTTGCGCCGGGTGCTGCTCGGCGAGTCCTCCGATCCCCGGGCCAGAGCCCCGCTGGCCGCCCACCAGGTGCGCGACGGCGACGAGTTGGTGGCCATCGCCGGCCGCGCCCCCGATCCGGTGCGCGGCCCCGCCCCGCTGCTGGCCGGAGCCGGCGGCAGCACCCTCGAACTCGCTTTCCGGCGCGGCACCGACGGCCCGGTGCGCCGGGTCGCGATCACCCCGCTGACCGACGAACGGCCGATCCGCTACCAGGACTGGCTGGCCAAACGGCGCCAGCTGGTACGGGAGTTCAGCGACGGGCTCTGCGGCTACCTGCACATCCCCGACCTCGGCGGCTCCGGCTGGGCCCAGTTCAACCGCGACCTGCGCCGCGAACTCGACCGCCCCGCCCTGGTGTTGGACGTGCGCGGGAACGCCGGCGGCAACGTCTCGGAGCTGGTGCTGGAGAAGCTCAGCCGCCGGGTGCTCGGTTGGGACCACACCCGGGGCCGGCGCGCGGTCCGCTACCCGCGCGACGCGCCGCGCGGCCCGGTGGTGGCACTGGCCGACGAGGCCACCAGCTCCGACGGGGACGTGATCATCCTGGCGGTGCGGCTGCTGGGGCTGGGCCCGGTGGTGGGCCGGCGGACCTGGGGCGGGGTGGTCGGCACCATCGGCCGGTACACCCTGGGCGACGGCAGCCAGCTGCAGATCCCCGCCAACGCCTCCTGGTTCATCGAGGGCTACGGCTTCGGGGTGGAGAACCACGGGGTGGAGCCGGACCTCCCGGTGCTGCGCAGCCCCGCCGACTGGGCGGCCGGGCGCAACACCGAGCTGCAGGAGGCGGTGCGGGTGGCGCTGGAGCTGCTGCGCGAGCACCCGGCCGCCGCGCCGCCGATCGCCGACACGGTGCGGCCCGACCTGCGGCGACCGCCACTGCCGCCGCGCGGCTGA
- a CDS encoding SDR family NAD(P)-dependent oxidoreductase — MKTVLVTGTSTGIGLATALAAADAGWRVIATMRDTGKAAPELKERANVEVRRLDVTDPASVEACLAGLERLDAVVNNAGAGHLGTLEQESVDEVRKVMEVNFFGVLNVTKAALPLLRASKGRVVTVTSVGGVVGQPFNEAYCAAKFAVEGYMESLAPVAATAGVRVSVVEPGAVASEFVSNVDAMPEVGPYAPALANYLARAREAFASAQTSEQAAAPIVALLDAERPAFRVQTSEAARAFTGLKLADGDGSAVQGLTAGWIA, encoded by the coding sequence ATGAAGACTGTTCTGGTCACGGGGACGTCCACGGGGATCGGCCTGGCCACGGCGCTGGCGGCGGCGGACGCCGGCTGGCGGGTGATCGCCACCATGCGGGACACGGGCAAGGCCGCCCCGGAACTGAAGGAGCGGGCGAACGTCGAGGTGCGGCGGCTGGACGTGACCGACCCGGCGTCCGTCGAAGCCTGCCTGGCCGGGCTGGAGCGGCTGGACGCGGTGGTGAACAACGCCGGCGCCGGGCACCTCGGGACGCTGGAGCAGGAGAGCGTCGACGAGGTGCGCAAGGTGATGGAGGTCAACTTCTTCGGCGTGCTGAACGTGACGAAGGCGGCCCTGCCGCTGCTGCGGGCCAGCAAGGGCCGGGTGGTGACCGTCACCAGCGTCGGCGGCGTGGTCGGCCAGCCGTTCAACGAGGCGTACTGCGCGGCCAAGTTCGCGGTGGAGGGCTACATGGAGTCGCTGGCCCCGGTGGCGGCCACGGCCGGTGTCAGGGTGAGCGTGGTGGAGCCCGGGGCCGTGGCCAGCGAGTTCGTCAGCAATGTGGACGCGATGCCGGAGGTCGGCCCGTACGCGCCCGCGCTCGCCAACTACCTGGCCCGCGCCCGCGAGGCCTTCGCCAGCGCCCAGACCTCGGAGCAGGCGGCGGCCCCGATCGTGGCGCTGCTGGACGCCGAGCGCCCCGCCTTCCGGGTGCAGACCTCCGAGGCGGCCCGCGCCTTCACCGGCCTGAAGCTGGCGGACGGCGACGGTTCGGCGGTGCAGGGCCTGACGGCCGGCTGGATCGCCTGA